From Candidatus Woesearchaeota archaeon, one genomic window encodes:
- a CDS encoding NFACT family protein translates to MMKQNIAALELNYIIKELQFLVGSKLDNIYNPSKKELMLIIHVPSLGKKILRIMAGKFMYLTDYKPKFEGATSFCLYLRKKLLGARIRKLEQKGFERIVEIEIEKQEGKLSLFIELFGKGNIILVKDNKILSAVEQQKWADRSVMPGNDYIFPNKPINFLKMDEEQFREFCKKSSQESIVKTLALDLGLGKTYSEEACIIANIDKNSEPALGRKKLENLFKILMELKNGNKGYNYTNEDISPFQLKSYANKEFKEFNTYNEALDNYFTNISKEETKSILETSLNKEQNKINKIIEIQRNNLLKLEKDEKENREKGEQLYSNYQLISEVLLQIRKALEKYSFDEIKEKLKGHKLIKNLNSKDKTITIEL, encoded by the coding sequence ATGATGAAACAAAACATAGCAGCCCTTGAACTTAATTATATAATTAAGGAATTACAATTTCTTGTAGGAAGTAAGTTAGACAATATTTATAACCCTTCAAAGAAAGAGCTGATGTTAATTATACATGTGCCTTCTTTAGGTAAAAAAATATTAAGAATCATGGCAGGTAAATTTATGTATTTAACTGACTATAAACCAAAATTCGAGGGCGCGACCTCTTTTTGTTTATACCTTAGAAAAAAGCTGTTAGGCGCTAGAATAAGAAAATTAGAACAAAAAGGTTTTGAAAGGATAGTTGAAATTGAAATTGAAAAACAAGAGGGCAAATTAAGTTTATTTATTGAGCTGTTTGGCAAAGGAAACATTATACTGGTAAAAGATAATAAAATATTGAGCGCTGTTGAACAGCAAAAATGGGCAGACAGGTCAGTTATGCCAGGTAACGATTATATTTTCCCGAATAAACCGATTAATTTTCTTAAAATGGACGAAGAACAATTTCGAGAATTTTGTAAAAAATCTTCACAGGAATCTATTGTTAAAACTTTGGCTTTAGATTTAGGACTGGGCAAAACTTATTCTGAAGAGGCATGTATTATCGCTAATATTGATAAAAATTCTGAACCGGCATTAGGCAGAAAAAAACTTGAAAATCTATTTAAAATCTTGATGGAATTAAAAAATGGAAATAAAGGGTATAATTACACTAACGAAGATATCAGCCCTTTTCAACTTAAATCATATGCAAATAAAGAGTTTAAAGAATTTAATACTTATAATGAAGCGCTGGATAATTATTTTACAAATATTTCAAAAGAGGAAACTAAATCGATTTTGGAAACTTCTTTAAATAAAGAACAAAACAAGATAAATAAAATTATAGAAATTCAAAGAAATAATTTGTTAAAACTAGAAAAAGATGAAAAGGAAAATCGTGAAAAAGGCGAACAATTATACTCAAATTATCAATTAATTAGCGAAGTTTTACTACAGATCCGCAAAGCTCTAGAAAAATATTCTTTTGATGAAATAAAAGAAAAACTAAAAGGACACAAACTAATTAAAAATTTAAACTCCAAGGATAAAACTATAACTATAGAATTATGA
- a CDS encoding adenylate kinase family protein, with amino-acid sequence MIIIVTGTPGTGKTVISKKLAKAYNHKFIDVKALLEKSTICEGFDEQNECLIIDPKKLAKMLIDLINKNNRLIIDSHLSHYIPQKYIDLCVVCKCEISELKKRLKERGYKDKKIRDNLDAEIFDVCLTEAQEQYKHKILVVETSEGYKISSIVKKINDETKHSSP; translated from the coding sequence ATGATAATAATAGTTACTGGTACACCCGGAACCGGAAAGACAGTTATTTCAAAAAAATTGGCTAAAGCATATAATCATAAATTTATTGATGTTAAGGCTTTACTTGAAAAAAGCACTATTTGTGAAGGATTTGATGAGCAGAATGAATGTTTAATAATCGATCCTAAAAAATTAGCAAAAATGTTAATTGATTTGATAAATAAAAATAACCGGTTAATTATTGATTCCCATTTATCCCATTATATCCCGCAAAAATATATTGATTTGTGCGTTGTATGCAAGTGCGAAATTTCAGAATTAAAAAAGCGTTTAAAAGAACGCGGATATAAAGATAAAAAAATACGTGATAACCTGGATGCAGAAATATTTGATGTATGTTTAACAGAAGCGCAAGAACAATATAAACATAAGATTTTAGTTGTTGAAACTTCTGAAGGTTACAAAATAAGCAGCATTGTGAAAAAAATTAATGATGAAACAAAACATAGCAGCCCTTGA
- a CDS encoding ABC transporter permease, with amino-acid sequence MLNKFIKLIQKNFKLLIRSKASALIVILGPLLVILLLGFAFDNTNTYALNIGIYSSNVNEIVNSFIDKLSEKQFNVVKTNTETDCVQRIKEGALHTCVIFPNDFSIVGENRNNEVTFYVDYSRINMVYLILETLTNKISLRSKEISMELTNTLLTSLEETRKEVFSKKPLLSKLISDNKQISSNIQSITTDLSSLDLNVNIEEFNMPELKAKILESDKEEALSSITSARSKVSAAMALATSLSGGDEVVSDLNSAYSSLTNAKSLLESGANNTGELMQMIELSYNKIIETSDKLQLASKTRTDANTLLLTIKTNIDESLSSLESIQEAFNKIDNSVGSVQISGADEVVSPIKTNIKAVTSETTHLNLLFPSLIVLVIMFVSILLATTLVMMEKHSPAYFRNFISPVSDFWFVISIYFTNMVLVLIQIIIIIGISIVFFSPNLITTILEASVSLVLITTIFTVIGMLIGYLFNSEETGTLGAISIGSLFLLLSNLIIPLESVPESFRVYLSYNPFVIAEDMLKKVLVYGQPLETLSKQVFYLIGISLAIFFLIILINVIRRRNLLKGWGSLTPGSTKFALIPSFLKFRKKSIIEKVEEKEDKEKNKYFSVEHIEKAKKNVKEASFFKYL; translated from the coding sequence ATGCTTAACAAATTTATTAAATTAATACAAAAGAATTTTAAACTTTTGATTAGGTCCAAAGCTTCAGCGTTAATTGTTATCCTTGGACCATTATTAGTAATATTGTTGCTGGGTTTTGCATTTGATAACACAAATACTTATGCGCTAAATATTGGAATCTATTCTTCAAATGTAAATGAAATAGTTAATTCCTTTATAGATAAACTTTCAGAAAAACAATTTAATGTTGTAAAGACAAATACTGAAACTGACTGTGTTCAAAGGATTAAAGAAGGAGCTTTGCATACTTGTGTTATTTTTCCAAATGATTTTAGTATTGTAGGTGAAAATCGTAATAATGAAGTAACATTTTATGTGGATTATTCAAGGATTAATATGGTTTACCTGATTCTTGAAACTTTAACAAATAAAATCTCATTACGTTCAAAAGAAATAAGTATGGAACTTACAAATACATTGTTAACCAGTTTAGAAGAGACCAGAAAAGAAGTATTTAGTAAAAAACCTTTGCTATCAAAGCTTATTTCAGATAATAAACAAATAAGTTCTAATATCCAGTCAATTACAACAGATTTATCTTCTTTAGATTTAAATGTGAATATTGAAGAATTTAATATGCCTGAGCTTAAGGCTAAAATCCTAGAATCGGATAAAGAAGAGGCTCTCAGCAGCATTACTTCAGCAAGATCAAAAGTTAGCGCTGCAATGGCTCTCGCGACTTCATTAAGCGGCGGAGATGAAGTTGTTTCGGATTTAAATTCGGCATATTCCAGTTTAACAAACGCTAAAAGCCTTCTTGAAAGTGGTGCAAATAATACAGGGGAATTAATGCAAATGATAGAACTTTCTTATAACAAAATTATTGAAACAAGTGATAAATTACAACTTGCATCCAAAACACGGACAGATGCAAATACTTTGCTGCTGACTATTAAAACTAATATAGATGAAAGCTTATCTTCTTTAGAGAGTATACAGGAAGCATTTAATAAAATTGATAATTCTGTAGGCAGTGTTCAAATTTCTGGTGCTGATGAGGTTGTTAGCCCAATTAAAACTAATATTAAAGCAGTAACCTCTGAAACAACACATCTTAATTTATTATTTCCAAGTTTAATTGTGTTAGTTATAATGTTTGTAAGTATATTGCTTGCCACGACTCTTGTAATGATGGAAAAACATAGTCCAGCATATTTTAGAAATTTTATTTCACCTGTTTCTGATTTTTGGTTTGTAATTTCAATCTATTTTACAAATATGGTATTAGTTTTAATCCAAATAATAATTATAATAGGTATTTCAATTGTATTCTTTAGTCCTAACCTCATTACCACTATTTTAGAAGCATCTGTATCACTTGTATTAATCACTACAATTTTTACGGTCATTGGAATGTTAATAGGATATTTATTTAACTCTGAAGAAACAGGGACGTTAGGCGCAATTTCTATAGGTAGTTTATTTTTGTTGCTTTCGAATCTGATTATTCCGTTAGAATCTGTACCTGAATCATTTAGGGTATATTTATCATATAATCCATTTGTTATAGCTGAAGATATGCTAAAGAAAGTTTTAGTTTATGGCCAACCTTTAGAAACATTATCTAAACAAGTGTTTTATTTGATAGGGATTTCACTAGCAATATTTTTCCTGATTATATTGATTAATGTAATTCGAAGAAGAAATCTTTTGAAAGGTTGGGGCAGTTTAACTCCCGGAAGCACTAAATTTGCGTTAATACCTTCTTTCCTAAAATTTAGAAAAAAGTCGATCATTGAAAAAGTAGAAGAAAAGGAGGATAAAGAAAAAAATAAATACTTTTCAGTAGAACATATTGAAAAAGCAAAAAAAAATGTTAAAGAAGCTAGTTTTTTTAAATACCTTTAA
- a CDS encoding ABC transporter ATP-binding protein: protein MPKRKRGKSMAKASVKNKVISKKKSIFKDSAKNKNNQYIIDCKGISKQYGKNKVLSNLDLAVKTGEVMGIIGMSGSGKSTLLNVLIGFLSPETGEVLFRTDKGMMPISKSSKIIKTLIGFAPQDSSFYPKLTAQENLEYFGTLYSLSSEEIAKTSKELLGLVNLIKFKDSLAMELSFGMQKRLGIACALIHKPKVLILDEPTADLDPIMRRETWELLAKVNNAGTTIIIASHLLDELESECDTIAVLHDGKFSQIGSIEKLKQLYTTNNEVYLTTTSKNYSKLIPKLKSKKSFKVSNIVKIENSLIFHTPNTEQVLDYLIKMVKLSKDHIVKLTVSRPSLEEVFINSQKR, encoded by the coding sequence ATGCCTAAAAGAAAAAGAGGTAAATCTATGGCAAAAGCTAGTGTTAAAAATAAAGTGATTTCTAAAAAAAAATCAATTTTTAAAGATTCTGCTAAAAACAAAAATAATCAGTATATCATAGATTGTAAAGGAATATCCAAACAATATGGCAAAAATAAAGTTTTAAGTAATTTAGATCTTGCAGTTAAAACCGGAGAAGTGATGGGTATAATTGGAATGTCAGGTTCAGGTAAAAGTACTTTATTAAATGTTTTGATAGGATTTTTATCCCCTGAAACAGGTGAAGTATTGTTTAGGACTGATAAAGGCATGATGCCAATTTCGAAATCTTCAAAAATTATTAAAACATTGATTGGATTTGCACCGCAGGATTCTTCTTTTTATCCCAAATTAACTGCCCAAGAAAACTTGGAATATTTTGGTACACTATATAGTCTTTCAAGTGAAGAAATTGCAAAAACATCTAAAGAATTGTTAGGTTTGGTAAATTTAATTAAATTTAAAGATTCATTGGCAATGGAACTCTCTTTTGGAATGCAGAAACGTTTAGGGATTGCTTGCGCGTTAATTCATAAACCAAAAGTATTGATATTGGATGAACCTACTGCTGACCTTGATCCGATAATGAGGAGAGAAACCTGGGAACTTTTAGCAAAGGTCAATAATGCGGGAACAACAATTATTATTGCTTCTCATTTGTTGGATGAACTTGAAAGTGAATGTGATACTATCGCCGTATTACATGACGGGAAATTTAGTCAAATTGGTTCAATTGAGAAACTTAAACAGCTTTATACAACTAATAATGAAGTTTATCTGACTACAACTTCAAAAAATTATAGTAAACTCATTCCTAAACTTAAATCTAAAAAAAGTTTTAAAGTATCTAATATTGTAAAAATTGAAAACTCATTAATTTTTCATACCCCTAATACTGAACAAGTATTAGACTATTTAATCAAAATGGTTAAACTATCAAAAGACCATATCGTAAAATTAACTGTATCAAGACCATCTTTGGAGGAAGTGTTTATTAACTCACAAAAACGATAA
- a CDS encoding NUDIX hydrolase, with product MDKMLVTVDIVLFTVEHETLKVLLVQRKFEPWKDLMVIPGGFVRLDEDLEKAAKRELFEETGVNNIYMEQLYTFGNPQRDPRGRVITVTYYSLIDSTKIKLKASTDAKNAKWFPISKVSKLGFDHNLILDYAIKRLRNKLNYTTIAFQLLPQLFTLTELQKLYEIILDRKLDKRNFRKKLLSLDILDETRESKMEGAHRPAKLYKFKKKSLVFGRDIV from the coding sequence ATGGATAAAATGTTAGTGACTGTAGATATTGTTCTTTTTACTGTTGAACACGAAACTCTCAAGGTATTGCTTGTTCAAAGAAAGTTTGAGCCATGGAAAGATTTAATGGTAATTCCGGGCGGTTTTGTCAGATTAGATGAAGATTTAGAAAAAGCTGCAAAACGTGAACTTTTTGAAGAAACAGGTGTAAATAATATTTATATGGAACAACTTTACACTTTTGGTAATCCTCAACGTGACCCCCGGGGAAGAGTGATTACAGTGACATATTATTCATTAATTGATTCTACAAAAATTAAGTTAAAGGCTTCAACAGATGCAAAAAATGCTAAATGGTTTCCAATTAGCAAAGTTTCTAAATTAGGGTTCGATCACAATTTAATATTAGATTATGCTATCAAAAGATTAAGGAATAAGCTTAATTATACTACAATTGCTTTTCAATTATTGCCGCAGTTATTTACATTAACTGAATTACAGAAGTTGTATGAAATTATTCTTGATAGAAAACTTGATAAACGGAATTTTAGAAAAAAGTTACTTTCTTTAGATATTCTTGATGAAACCAGAGAGTCTAAAATGGAAGGCGCGCATAGGCCTGCAAAACTTTATAAGTTCAAAAAAAAGTCTCTGGTGTTTGGTAGAGATATTGTATAA
- a CDS encoding isochorismatase family protein: MKIFFDVDTQNDFMNVDGALYVPGAEEIKDNLELLIDFANLSGIQVIGSVDRHFGTPEYKSREEELQRYGGPFPDHCMDGTLGQLKIHQTIDGSPYDGEDLGIYIPHDLVKGSNNKLLGIARDSLFSIFYKFRCLGLKNSVYFEKQSCDIFTNPAIEELLSNKGLKNDRIVPMIDEAVVYGVATDYCVKAAVLGMQKRGIQCYVVKDAIKGVAPDTTKLALEEMAEAGAKFVTTDDVLDNI, translated from the coding sequence ATGAAAATATTTTTTGATGTGGATACACAAAATGATTTTATGAATGTGGATGGTGCGCTTTATGTGCCAGGAGCAGAAGAGATTAAAGATAATTTGGAATTATTAATTGATTTTGCAAATTTATCGGGAATTCAGGTAATTGGTTCAGTTGATAGGCATTTTGGCACACCTGAATATAAATCCAGAGAAGAAGAATTGCAGAGATATGGTGGACCATTTCCGGATCATTGTATGGATGGAACTTTAGGACAATTAAAAATTCATCAAACTATTGATGGTTCACCTTATGATGGTGAAGATTTAGGAATTTATATTCCTCACGATTTAGTTAAGGGAAGTAATAATAAATTATTAGGGATTGCTCGAGATTCTTTATTCTCTATTTTTTATAAATTTCGTTGTTTGGGACTTAAAAATTCAGTTTATTTTGAAAAACAATCTTGTGACATTTTTACTAACCCTGCAATCGAAGAATTGTTAAGTAATAAAGGTTTGAAAAATGATAGAATTGTACCAATGATAGACGAAGCAGTCGTCTATGGAGTCGCAACAGATTATTGCGTAAAAGCAGCAGTTTTAGGTATGCAGAAGCGAGGAATACAATGTTATGTTGTGAAAGATGCAATTAAAGGTGTTGCTCCCGATACAACCAAATTGGCTTTAGAAGAAATGGCTGAAGCAGGCGCAAAGTTTGTTACTACTGATGATGTTTTGGATAACATTTAA